Proteins encoded in a region of the Cheilinus undulatus linkage group 8, ASM1832078v1, whole genome shotgun sequence genome:
- the LOC121514145 gene encoding uncharacterized protein LOC121514145, with protein sequence MTFPTDKYLLLQPESGGGQHCQESGESGFSSAVEYSFDDTDVEKCSSVRVIPKEELDIEFCGVAGKLCSKPASAEESHPEPSPEPQKNSTPPDASSMMMRETSTEQEMVTTPFIFGEKLVQGTKPSLRDIKMGAKPKCPLPGPRRQRNLNRRKRTAATSTGKNRKCYLLWLMAASIFIHRADAVKCFTCMDKVNCPNLFTIYSTKNIPLYQRELNEKLPACCGVSPPTGNESCTVCKDPFDIQILCTDDVDEVEVETLEYPIKNITPVCSGTQQETHHGRGHYGLIAAFALFAFVLVVLMVVLLNHCG encoded by the exons ATGACTTTTCCAACTGATAAATATTTGCTTTTGCAGCCAGAAA GTGGTGGAGGTCAGCACTGTCAGGAAAGTGG TGAAAGTGGCTTCTCCTCTGCTGTGGAGTATTCATTTGATGACACTGATGTGGAGAAATGCAGCAGTGTTCGAGTGATTCCTAAAGAGGAACTAGACATTGAGTTCTGTGGAGTGGCGGGAAAACTCTGCTCTAAACCTGCGTCTGCTGAGGAGAGCCACCCTGAACCGTCCCCTGAACCTCAAAAAAACTCTACTCCACCAGATGCCTCATCGATGATGATGAGAGAGACGAGCACAGAACAGGAAATGGTCACCACTCCTTTCATTTTTGGTGAGAAGCTTGTGCAGGGAACAAAACCCAGCCTCAGGGACATCAAAATGGGGGCCAAACCAAAATGTCCACTGCCGGGTCCTCGTAGACAAAGAAACCTCAACCGACGCAAGAGAACTGCTGCTACTTCTACTGGGAAGAATCGCAAAT GTTACCTTCTTTGGTTGATGGCAGCTTCTATTTTCATCCACAGGGCTGATGCAG TGAAGTGTTTCACCTGCATGGACAAAGTCAACTGTCCAAACCTGTTCACCATATACAGCACAAAAAACATTCCTCTGTACCAACGGGAGCTCAATGAAAAACTCCCAGCATGTTGTGGTGTCTCCCCACCTACTGGCAATGAGAGCTGCACTGTTTGCAAGGACCCATTCGACATCCAAATCCTCTGCACCGATGATGTTGACGAGGTGGAGGTGGAAACACTTGAATATCCCATCAAGAACATCACCCCTGTCT GTTCAGGCACTCAGCAGGAGACTCATCATGGCCGTGGACACTATGGATTGATTGCAGCCTTTG ctctctttgcttttgttctgGTGGTGCTGATGGTGGTGTTGCTGAACCACTGT GGCTGA